The following is a genomic window from Sinorhizobium fredii NGR234.
CGTCGACGGCCACGATCGATGTGACCTTCGGCCTGCCCTCCGTCAGGGTGCCCGTCTTGTCGACGACGAGCGTGTCGACCTTCTCGAAGCGTTCAAGCGCCTCGGCGTTCTTGATGAGCACGCCCTGGCGCGCGCCCTGTCCAACGCCGACCATGATCGACATCGGAGTGGCGAGGCCGAGAGCGCAGGGGCAGGCGATGATGAGAACGGCGACGGCGCTGACAAGCGCATGTGCAAAACGCGGCTCCGGTCCGAGCGACATCCAGGTTGCGAAGGCGATGAGGGCGATGAGAATGACGGCGGGGACGAACCAGCCGGAGACATCGTCTGCGAGCCGCTGAATGGGGGCGCGCGAGCGTTGTGCCTCGGCGACCATGCGGACAATCTGCGACAACATGGTGTCGCGGCCGACCTTTCCAGCTTCCATGACGAAGCCGCCCGTCTTGTTCATAGTACCGCCAATCAGATTCGCGCCGACCTCCTTGGTCAGGGGCATCGGCTCCCCGGTGATCATCGATTCATCGACCGAACTGCGGCCTTCGACGAGCTTCCCGTCGACCGGAACCTTCTCACCCGGACGAACGCGCAGTCGGTCGCCGACGGCGACCGCCTCGAGCGGTACGTCTTCGTCGGTGCCATCACCGCGGACGCGACGAGCGGTCTTCGGCGCAAGGTCCAGCAGCGCGCGGATGGCACCACCAGTCTGCTCGCGGGCACGCAGTTCAAGCACCTGGCCGAGCAGGACGAGCACGGTGATGACGGCGGCCGCCTCGAAGTAGACCGGGACGGAGGCGTCGGCGGATCGGAGCGCTGCCGGAAACAGACCGGGAACGAGCGTTGCGAACACGCTGTAGACCCAGGCGGCACCAGTGCCCATGGCGATCAGTGTGAACATGTTCAGGTGTCTGGTGACGAGGGACCGCCAGGCCCGTTCGAAGAAGGGAGCGCCCGCCCAGAGCACAACCGGCGTCGCGAAGACCAGTTGCAGCCAGTTCGAGGTCTGAGGACTGAGCAGCATGTGGAGATCAATAAAATGGCCCCCCATCTCCAGGATGAGAACGGGGATGGTGAGCGCCAGTCCGATCCAGAACCTCCGCTGCATGTCGACAAGTTCCGGGCTTGGACCTGTTTCCGCTGTCACGAATTCGGGTTCGAGGGCCATACCGCAGATCGGGCAGTTGCCGGGGCCGATCTGCCGTACCTGCGGGTGCATCGGGCAGGTGTAGATGACGTCCTCACGCTCTTTCGTGCGCGCTGCCTGCGCGGACTCTGCAGCGATATTCCCGGTGGCGGAATGATGGTGATGGTGGTGCTCGTGCCCATCAGGCTGGTGTTTGTGTTCATCCATGGTCAACAGCTCCATGACGGGACCCGCTCGGAGCAAAGATAGAGCCGGAAGCCTCAGGGCCAATGCCACGCCCCAAAATGGCCAATATCCCTGACGATCTCGCTGCAGGCCTTTGTGCTCACATTGCGGCGAGGGTCGAAACGGTTACCTTGATCCTGGTCAACAGTCGACGTGTTAGGAAGGTTTGTGAATGGGCTCGACGGCGGTGAAGATGTTCGGTCTCATTCTGCTGGCGAACGCAGGCGCAGCGTTGTCCGTCACGGCGGCAGAGGGGCTGCAGTCGGACAATGTCGCGCAAAGACAGCAGGGCATGAAGGCAATGGCGGCAGCCGCCAAGACCATCAATGCCATGTTCAAGGGATCGTCGGCCTATGACTCGAAGGCGTTCAAGGCCGCCGCAGAAACGATCGGGTCTCATTCGGGGGAAGGCCTGTCGTCCCTCTTTACCGGTTCCGTCATTGCGCCGGGTTCCAAGGCCAGCGCGAGCATCGCAGCCGAGCGCGAGCAGTTCGACAAGCTCGCCGCCGACCTTTTAATCTATGCTTCCGCGCTCTCAGCCGCGGCGGATCGCAACCCGAATGTTCTCAGCCCTCAGATGCGCATGCAGGGCGGCGATGCGATGATGGGCGGACCGCTCGCGAAGAAACCGCAGGCGGCACGGGACGTCGCGTCGATGCCCGCCGAACACGCGTTTCACATGCTGCTGCAGACTTGCACCTCTTGCCACGC
Proteins encoded in this region:
- a CDS encoding copper-transporting P-type ATPase; its protein translation is MDEHKHQPDGHEHHHHHHSATGNIAAESAQAARTKEREDVIYTCPMHPQVRQIGPGNCPICGMALEPEFVTAETGPSPELVDMQRRFWIGLALTIPVLILEMGGHFIDLHMLLSPQTSNWLQLVFATPVVLWAGAPFFERAWRSLVTRHLNMFTLIAMGTGAAWVYSVFATLVPGLFPAALRSADASVPVYFEAAAVITVLVLLGQVLELRAREQTGGAIRALLDLAPKTARRVRGDGTDEDVPLEAVAVGDRLRVRPGEKVPVDGKLVEGRSSVDESMITGEPMPLTKEVGANLIGGTMNKTGGFVMEAGKVGRDTMLSQIVRMVAEAQRSRAPIQRLADDVSGWFVPAVILIALIAFATWMSLGPEPRFAHALVSAVAVLIIACPCALGLATPMSIMVGVGQGARQGVLIKNAEALERFEKVDTLVVDKTGTLTEGRPKVTSIVAVDGLAEDELLRLAATLERSSEHPLATAIVEAASERGVALGAAKDFDSPVGKGVTGTVDGRRLVIGSHRIMTEEGVDLSPLADKAETLRGEGATVIFAAVDGRVGGIFAISDPIKKTTPAAVETLVKDGIRVVMLTGDNKTTANAVARKLGITEVEAEVLPEHKSEIVARLRGEGRIVAMAGDGVNDAPALAAADVGIAMGTGTDVAIESAGVTLLKGDLQGIVRARQLSHATMRNIRQNLFFAFIYNAAGVPVAAGVLYPAFGLLLSPIIAAAAMALSSVSVIGNSLRLRTSQP
- a CDS encoding cytochrome c translates to MGSTAVKMFGLILLANAGAALSVTAAEGLQSDNVAQRQQGMKAMAAAAKTINAMFKGSSAYDSKAFKAAAETIGSHSGEGLSSLFTGSVIAPGSKASASIAAEREQFDKLAADLLIYASALSAAADRNPNVLSPQMRMQGGDAMMGGPLAKKPQAARDVASMPAEHAFHMLLQTCTSCHAKFRMKDE